One window of uncultured Erythrobacter sp. genomic DNA carries:
- a CDS encoding class I SAM-dependent methyltransferase: protein MGVGDWYDAHIMPRLIRCACGTGQVLKRRSMVVPLAKGDVFELGCGGGINQQFYKADAIKSYAGIDPHEGLLENTREEAKAKGWAADIRQGVGEDIPFSSRSFDTVVCTFTLCSVQEPERVLSEMLRVLRPGGQALFLEHGRAPDANVAKWQDRIEPVWKRLAGGCHLTRPIGSAFRGAGFEVEPLGQGYMPKTPKFAMWNEWGVARRPGI from the coding sequence ATGGGTGTCGGGGACTGGTATGATGCGCATATAATGCCGCGCCTTATCCGCTGTGCGTGCGGCACCGGACAGGTGCTCAAGCGCCGCTCAATGGTGGTGCCGCTGGCAAAGGGCGATGTGTTCGAACTGGGCTGCGGCGGCGGGATTAACCAGCAATTCTATAAGGCCGATGCGATCAAGTCCTATGCCGGGATCGACCCGCATGAAGGTCTGCTTGAGAATACGCGCGAAGAAGCCAAGGCCAAGGGCTGGGCAGCAGATATCCGTCAGGGCGTGGGGGAGGACATCCCCTTTTCGAGCCGGTCATTCGACACCGTGGTCTGCACTTTCACCCTGTGTTCGGTGCAAGAGCCCGAGCGCGTTCTGTCCGAAATGCTGCGCGTGCTACGTCCGGGCGGTCAGGCACTGTTCCTCGAACATGGCCGGGCGCCCGATGCAAATGTCGCCAAGTGGCAGGACCGGATCGAGCCCGTGTGGAAACGGCTTGCTGGCGGCTGCCATCTGACCCGTCCGATCGGTTCAGCCTTTCGCGGGGCCGGGTTTGAAGTCGAACCGCTGGGGCAGGGCTATATGCCTAAGACCCCGAAATTCGCGATGTGGAACGAATGGGGCGTCGCTCGGCGACCGGGTATTTAG
- a CDS encoding phosphoribosylglycinamide synthetase yields MTDQLTPLRISDEDKARIRLLFMAKHAKWGGGMHPEDGNHAIYHHEVRQTLEGLGLNLTLGDSYDILYQRPEVDFVFPLLNRGGFVNSEMTIPVLCNMHRIPYLGAMPFLRGLGDDKSVSKLVARHAGVPTADWYCYRRGAPVEEANLPASPDGRWVIKPNASSASWGISDAFEFAGVANAVANIHGQGHDAIVEPYLDGYDIQCAFITMHDEAVALPMLWYEREDTQRLWTYYEKRDLVQNTEKAALKAFDHAEFAPKIYEYAKKYAREFLSFDYGRIEFRLDLNTGDINFIEINLNCNLWSEKVMAKAAARAGFSHADLLETLLAESWRRNGLIAL; encoded by the coding sequence ATGACCGACCAGCTCACACCTTTGCGTATCTCAGACGAAGACAAGGCGCGCATCCGCCTGCTCTTCATGGCCAAACACGCGAAATGGGGCGGCGGGATGCACCCTGAGGATGGCAATCACGCGATCTATCACCACGAGGTGCGCCAGACGCTTGAAGGACTAGGCCTCAATCTGACGCTCGGTGACAGCTACGACATTCTCTACCAGCGGCCCGAGGTCGATTTTGTCTTTCCGCTGCTCAATCGCGGCGGTTTTGTGAACAGCGAGATGACCATTCCGGTCCTGTGCAACATGCACCGCATTCCCTATCTGGGCGCGATGCCGTTCCTGCGCGGTCTGGGCGATGATAAATCTGTCAGCAAGCTGGTCGCGCGCCATGCCGGTGTGCCGACGGCGGACTGGTACTGCTATCGCCGCGGCGCTCCGGTCGAGGAAGCGAACCTGCCCGCCAGTCCCGATGGCCGCTGGGTGATAAAGCCCAACGCATCCTCCGCCAGTTGGGGCATTTCGGATGCGTTCGAGTTTGCCGGTGTCGCCAATGCGGTCGCCAATATTCACGGGCAAGGCCACGATGCGATCGTAGAGCCCTATCTTGATGGCTATGACATCCAATGCGCCTTCATCACCATGCATGACGAGGCCGTCGCGCTGCCAATGCTTTGGTACGAGCGCGAGGACACGCAGCGCCTGTGGACCTATTATGAGAAACGCGATCTGGTCCAGAACACCGAAAAGGCCGCGTTGAAGGCGTTTGACCACGCAGAATTTGCGCCCAAAATCTACGAATATGCGAAGAAATATGCGCGCGAATTCCTGTCGTTCGACTATGGCCGGATCGAGTTCCGGCTCGATCTCAACACCGGCGATATCAACTTCATCGAGATCAATCTGAACTGCAATCTGTGGTCGGAAAAGGTCATGGCAAAGGCAGCCGCGCGCGCCGGTTTCAGCCATGCAGACCTGCTCGAGACGCTGCTGGCGGAAAGCTGGCGGCGCAACGGCCTGATCGCGCTTTAA
- a CDS encoding CapA family protein: MKHLIPAMLAALIVTCAASASAQQPDGPIQARGSIDTSFDDTGLEGISVAINGEAAELDGDGRYSASLPVAPYYRVTIHGQSIFTSIQTFGIAELYSAQCSCLELPSIGVVARKEGRTELLFAGDAMAGRRYSDPIWGERVLVDRSDPLPDLLELLEPMRPYIESADLASVNLEIVLSQDDPEQAAPKSVIFYAPPELAEALAQVGFNHVSLGNNHSYDYLQEGLDTTIEAVEAAGLEWSGAGANEEEALRASRLNVGGQNLSLLGYVGWRGRVEPNQIAESDKGGAAYGSDANIEASVAREATLGREVIVQYHGSREYSDNPTEVSERRMRLAVDNGAVLVASHHPHVAHGVELYGGALIAYSTGNFLFDQYFLETHGSFVLKAWMEEGRVIRAELIPIRVLDYRPVPAVGSMREAVLERIVRLSAQRGTVVSRNGGHGLILPAMSEAAGAVESPAGGNTTRELLRGGDFENAVFGTAIDRSLKVYGADWEHVFDGPRGHALQLVADGEAGQVSITPSTFFRVAPGNRVTISGRIRAAQSLTVSVANQERPAGVGRFEALETAPVFMRASQPVEESEGWAEFELSFDLSEGETPRPFRPILYLSAQNGGALAGSPIALDDLKVVVATR; the protein is encoded by the coding sequence TTGAAACACCTGATACCGGCAATGTTAGCCGCCCTGATTGTCACCTGCGCGGCGTCAGCATCTGCGCAGCAGCCAGACGGCCCCATTCAGGCGCGGGGATCAATCGACACGTCTTTCGATGATACCGGTCTCGAAGGCATTTCAGTTGCTATCAATGGTGAAGCGGCTGAGCTGGACGGCGATGGCCGCTACTCTGCCAGCCTGCCGGTCGCGCCCTATTACCGGGTGACAATCCACGGTCAGTCGATCTTCACATCGATCCAGACTTTCGGGATTGCAGAACTCTATTCGGCCCAGTGCAGCTGTCTGGAACTTCCATCAATCGGAGTGGTCGCACGCAAGGAAGGCCGCACCGAATTGCTGTTTGCCGGAGACGCGATGGCGGGCCGCCGTTACAGCGATCCGATCTGGGGGGAGCGCGTGCTGGTCGACCGGTCCGATCCTCTGCCCGATCTACTCGAACTGCTTGAGCCGATGCGGCCCTATATCGAGAGTGCCGACTTGGCCTCGGTCAATCTCGAAATCGTTTTGTCGCAGGACGATCCCGAGCAGGCCGCGCCCAAGAGCGTCATCTTTTACGCTCCGCCCGAACTGGCAGAGGCGCTCGCGCAGGTCGGTTTCAATCACGTCTCGCTCGGCAACAATCACAGCTATGACTATTTGCAGGAAGGGCTGGATACGACGATCGAGGCTGTCGAAGCGGCGGGGCTGGAATGGTCCGGTGCCGGCGCGAACGAAGAGGAAGCTTTGCGCGCTTCGCGCCTCAACGTCGGCGGTCAGAATCTGTCGCTGCTCGGTTATGTCGGTTGGCGGGGCAGGGTGGAGCCCAACCAGATTGCCGAGAGTGACAAGGGCGGGGCGGCCTATGGCAGCGATGCGAATATCGAGGCTTCGGTTGCGCGTGAAGCGACGCTCGGGCGCGAGGTGATCGTGCAATATCACGGCAGCCGCGAATATAGCGACAATCCCACCGAGGTGAGCGAGCGGCGGATGAGGCTGGCGGTCGACAACGGTGCGGTCTTGGTCGCATCGCATCATCCGCATGTCGCTCACGGGGTGGAATTGTATGGCGGCGCGTTGATCGCCTATTCGACCGGTAACTTTCTGTTCGATCAGTATTTTCTCGAAACGCATGGCAGCTTTGTGTTGAAGGCATGGATGGAGGAAGGGCGGGTCATCCGCGCCGAGTTGATCCCAATCCGCGTCCTCGATTACCGGCCCGTCCCGGCAGTGGGGTCGATGCGCGAAGCCGTGCTGGAGCGGATCGTGCGGCTCTCTGCCCAGCGTGGCACCGTGGTTTCGCGCAATGGCGGGCACGGCCTGATCCTTCCCGCGATGAGCGAGGCTGCGGGCGCTGTGGAGTCGCCCGCTGGCGGAAATACGACGCGCGAATTGCTGCGAGGCGGTGACTTTGAAAATGCCGTTTTCGGCACCGCGATTGACCGCTCGCTCAAGGTCTATGGCGCGGATTGGGAACACGTGTTTGATGGGCCGCGCGGCCATGCCTTGCAGCTTGTTGCCGATGGCGAGGCGGGGCAGGTGTCGATCACGCCTTCGACATTCTTCCGGGTGGCCCCCGGCAACCGCGTGACGATATCGGGCAGGATCAGAGCAGCCCAATCGCTCACAGTGAGCGTTGCAAATCAGGAACGGCCCGCTGGCGTGGGCCGCTTTGAAGCGCTGGAAACCGCGCCCGTGTTCATGCGTGCAAGCCAGCCAGTCGAGGAGAGTGAGGGCTGGGCAGAGTTTGAGCTGAGCTTTGACCTCAGCGAAGGCGAGACACCGCGCCCATTCAGGCCGATCCTCTATCTGTCAGCCCAGAATGGCGGCGCGCTGGCAGGATCACCCATCGCACTCGATGATCTGAAAGTCGTCGTCGCCACGCGCTAG
- a CDS encoding succinate dehydrogenase iron-sulfur subunit — translation MATFTLPKNSKISKDGKTHKAGGAKRAKSFKIYRYDPDSGKNPRYDTFELDLDDCGPMVLDALFKIKNEIDPTLTFRRSCREGICGSCSMNMNGSNGLACTTAIDDLKGEIRITPLPHMDVIKDLVPDFTHFYAQYASIRPWLQTVSTTPSGKERLQTPEQREKLDGLYECILCACCSTSCPSYWWNSDKFLGPAILLQAYRWLADSRDEMTGERLNELEDPFRLYRCHTIMNCANVCPKGLSPAKAIAETKKMMAERAI, via the coding sequence ATGGCGACGTTCACCCTTCCGAAGAATTCAAAGATCAGCAAGGATGGCAAGACGCACAAGGCCGGCGGCGCAAAGCGCGCCAAGTCCTTCAAGATCTATCGCTACGATCCCGATAGCGGCAAGAACCCGCGCTACGACACGTTCGAGCTTGATCTCGACGATTGCGGCCCGATGGTTCTGGACGCTTTGTTCAAGATCAAGAACGAGATCGACCCGACGCTGACCTTCCGCCGTTCATGCCGCGAAGGGATTTGCGGGTCATGCTCGATGAATATGAACGGGTCGAACGGCCTCGCCTGCACCACCGCGATTGACGATCTGAAGGGCGAGATTCGCATCACTCCCCTGCCCCATATGGATGTGATCAAGGATCTGGTGCCCGACTTCACCCACTTCTACGCGCAATACGCCTCGATCCGGCCCTGGCTGCAAACGGTCAGCACCACGCCTTCGGGCAAAGAGCGTTTGCAGACACCCGAACAGCGCGAGAAGCTGGATGGACTCTATGAGTGCATCCTGTGCGCGTGCTGCTCGACTTCGTGCCCTTCCTATTGGTGGAATTCGGACAAGTTCCTGGGTCCTGCGATCCTATTGCAAGCCTATCGCTGGCTCGCAGACAGCCGCGACGAGATGACGGGTGAGCGCCTCAACGAGCTAGAAGACCCCTTCCGCCTCTATCGCTGCCACACGATCATGAATTGCGCCAATGTCTGCCCCAAGGGGCTCAGCCCCGCCAAAGCCATCGCCGAAACCAAGAAGATGATGGCCGAACGGGCGATCTGA
- a CDS encoding PaaI family thioesterase: MALSEDVFEHGPDPENPGWRHWNLKDETLFNGAVMGRLITRLDEDGKARLRMFPERRHENLQGIIHGAVTLALIDISMFTTMHTIGSGNAGPSVTLELSTQFVGAGDMTRPLDAVNEIVRETGKLVFIRGQCVQDEDVVASYSGIVRKMKPRN; encoded by the coding sequence ATGGCGCTGAGCGAAGACGTATTCGAACACGGGCCTGATCCGGAGAACCCCGGTTGGCGGCACTGGAACCTCAAGGACGAGACGCTGTTCAACGGCGCGGTCATGGGGCGCCTGATCACGCGGCTCGACGAGGATGGTAAGGCGCGGCTGCGGATGTTCCCGGAGCGTCGGCATGAGAACCTGCAAGGCATCATCCACGGCGCAGTGACGCTGGCGTTGATCGACATCTCGATGTTCACAACGATGCACACGATCGGCAGCGGCAATGCGGGGCCTTCGGTAACGCTGGAGCTGTCCACTCAGTTCGTCGGAGCCGGTGACATGACGCGCCCTCTCGACGCGGTGAACGAGATCGTGCGCGAGACCGGCAAGCTGGTCTTCATCCGCGGGCAGTGTGTGCAGGATGAGGACGTGGTCGCGAGCTACTCAGGCATCGTGCGCAAGATGAAGCCGCGCAATTGA
- the zapE gene encoding cell division protein ZapE: protein MTRMLARYEQLIAAGELRADPDQRRAAVRLDRLQKELEAQRPGGLLGQFFGRKQDRCEGVYMWGGVGRGKSMLMDLFHETLSLTEKRRVHFHAFMQEVHEEMRLARQTHEGDPIPPVAQKLSENVRVLAFDEMVVNNSADAMIMSRLFTHLIREQDVVIVTTSNRPPSDLYKDGLNREHFLPFIDLIEQELDVLGLNGPTDYRLDRIGDLATWHTPLGDEATAKVREAFFRLTDFAPEDAANVPSEELAIGQKRTIHVPKSLKGVGVFSFKRLCAEARGAPDYLAIARAFHTVILVGIPLMGPEKRNEAARFVTLIDALYEHRVKLFATAETRPDDLYKAGDGSFEFERTASRLNEMQSDEYMALGHGAEH, encoded by the coding sequence TTGACCCGGATGCTCGCCCGGTACGAGCAGCTGATCGCGGCGGGCGAGCTACGCGCGGACCCCGATCAGCGCCGCGCTGCTGTTAGGCTCGACCGGCTGCAAAAGGAGCTGGAGGCACAGCGTCCCGGCGGATTGCTGGGTCAGTTCTTCGGCCGCAAACAGGATCGCTGCGAGGGCGTCTATATGTGGGGCGGCGTCGGACGCGGAAAGTCGATGCTGATGGACCTGTTCCACGAAACACTCTCGCTCACGGAGAAACGCCGCGTCCACTTCCACGCTTTCATGCAGGAAGTGCACGAGGAAATGCGCCTTGCCCGCCAGACCCATGAAGGCGATCCAATACCGCCGGTTGCACAGAAGCTGTCCGAGAATGTGCGCGTGCTCGCCTTTGACGAGATGGTGGTCAACAACTCGGCCGATGCGATGATCATGAGCAGGCTGTTCACCCACCTGATCCGCGAGCAGGACGTCGTGATCGTCACCACCTCGAACCGCCCGCCGAGCGACCTCTACAAAGACGGCCTCAACCGCGAGCACTTCCTGCCCTTCATCGACCTGATCGAGCAGGAGCTGGACGTGCTCGGGTTGAACGGTCCGACTGACTACCGGCTCGACCGGATTGGCGATCTGGCGACATGGCACACGCCGCTGGGTGATGAGGCAACCGCCAAGGTGCGCGAGGCCTTCTTCCGCCTCACCGACTTCGCGCCCGAGGATGCTGCCAATGTTCCATCTGAGGAACTCGCAATCGGTCAGAAGCGCACCATCCATGTGCCAAAGTCACTCAAAGGCGTAGGCGTCTTCAGTTTCAAAAGGCTTTGTGCAGAGGCTCGCGGTGCGCCCGACTACCTCGCCATTGCGCGCGCCTTTCACACCGTGATCCTCGTCGGCATCCCGCTGATGGGGCCGGAAAAGCGCAACGAAGCGGCGCGCTTTGTGACACTGATCGACGCGCTTTACGAACACCGGGTCAAATTGTTCGCAACCGCAGAAACGCGGCCCGATGACCTCTACAAAGCAGGTGACGGCAGCTTTGAATTCGAGCGTACGGCAAGCCGGCTCAATGAAATGCAAAGCGATGAATACATGGCCCTAGGCCACGGCGCGGAGCACTAA
- a CDS encoding crotonase/enoyl-CoA hydratase family protein has product MDSSASRAVPLTSEDELLAESVLHSAIPDELFRLSELDVLYEDTSATLWTYINPVGRPSFTPSMLDDFEKWQDLIEAGFGPGKVPLRYLVLGSRAPDVFCFGGDLDLFQQLIRERNREALVKYGHRCCAILDRNIRTLDIPMLTIGLVQGTALGGGFEALLSFDYIIAERQTTFGLPEVMFGLYPGMGAHALLTRKLGSAMADRIIVSNETYTAEQMYDMGIVHALAEPGDGLNAVRDFIKKSDRRHAGLVGARRATKRVWQLQLEELNRITELWADTALQLREQDLKVMSRLVAAQGRLAERIAAA; this is encoded by the coding sequence ATGGACAGCAGCGCCAGCCGGGCAGTTCCATTGACAAGTGAAGATGAATTGCTCGCTGAAAGCGTGCTGCATTCGGCTATTCCAGACGAATTGTTCCGCCTGTCAGAACTTGATGTTCTTTATGAAGATACAAGTGCAACGCTCTGGACTTACATTAATCCTGTAGGCCGCCCCAGCTTCACTCCATCGATGCTAGACGACTTTGAAAAGTGGCAGGACCTGATCGAGGCCGGCTTTGGTCCGGGAAAGGTTCCGCTGCGCTATCTGGTGCTGGGAAGCCGTGCGCCGGACGTGTTCTGCTTCGGCGGCGACCTCGATCTTTTCCAGCAGCTGATCCGCGAACGCAATCGCGAGGCGTTGGTCAAATATGGCCACCGTTGCTGCGCAATCCTCGACCGGAACATCCGGACGCTCGACATTCCGATGCTCACGATCGGACTGGTGCAAGGCACTGCGCTGGGCGGAGGGTTCGAGGCATTGCTGTCATTCGACTATATCATTGCCGAGCGACAAACGACCTTTGGCCTGCCCGAGGTGATGTTTGGTCTTTATCCCGGCATGGGCGCGCATGCCTTGCTGACGCGTAAGCTTGGTAGCGCGATGGCTGACCGCATCATCGTTTCAAACGAGACTTATACCGCTGAACAGATGTACGACATGGGCATTGTTCACGCGCTTGCAGAGCCCGGCGATGGACTGAATGCAGTGCGCGACTTCATCAAGAAGTCCGACCGCCGTCACGCAGGTCTAGTCGGGGCACGCCGTGCGACCAAGCGCGTGTGGCAGCTGCAGCTTGAAGAGCTCAACAGGATTACCGAGCTGTGGGCCGACACCGCGCTGCAATTGCGCGAGCAGGACCTCAAGGTGATGAGCCGTCTCGTCGCTGCACAAGGCCGCCTGGCTGAGCGTATTGCTGCTGCCTGA
- a CDS encoding XrtA/PEP-CTERM system amidotransferase, which produces MCGIAGLFHAETPKPVDPARVERMCTAMAHRGPDGAGVWTEHGVGLGHRRLSVIDVEGSPQPMLSADGRAVIAFNGEIYNFRELRRELERDGAKFRTSGDTEVILAAWQRWGVDCLDKLHGMFVIALYDLDTRQLLLARDRFGVKPLHLARLSDGSLAFASELKGLLAHPLIRRRVDPQALDAYLTWGYVPDSHAILSGVQKLAAGHFLLLEQGKPVPQQRRWYDISFAERAKGSEADLSAELVHLMREAVQSRMVSDVPLGAFLSGGVDSSSVVALMSEASAEPVRTCSIGFDVEGLDETSYAKQIAEQFGTAHDSRIVGQEDFGALDQLAGMFDEPFADASALPTWRVCQLAREKVTVALSGDGADEAFAGYRRQVFHHNEERVRSLLPSGLRGSLFGTLGRFWPKADWAPRPLRAKATLLALAESGEEGYARGLSVTTPEARAALYSSGFADGLGGFRGEDELIALMRAAPAQSGLDRAQYADLTFWLPGDILTKVDRTSMAVSLEAREPLLDHRLVEFAARLPDKLRVQGSTGKYLLKKCMERYLPRDILYRPKQGFVTPIAEWLRGPLSAEARAIGSSSVLAQSGWFAPRAISDLAEAHISGRADNSRVLWQLLMLEKSLAQLEVSG; this is translated from the coding sequence ATGTGCGGAATTGCTGGTCTCTTTCATGCGGAAACGCCCAAGCCCGTCGATCCTGCTCGGGTCGAGCGGATGTGCACCGCAATGGCGCATCGCGGGCCGGATGGCGCAGGTGTCTGGACCGAACACGGCGTAGGGCTGGGGCACCGGCGCCTCTCTGTCATCGACGTCGAAGGCTCCCCCCAGCCTATGCTTTCAGCTGACGGCCGTGCGGTGATCGCTTTTAACGGCGAGATCTACAATTTCCGCGAATTGCGCCGCGAGCTTGAGCGCGATGGCGCCAAATTCCGAACGTCAGGCGATACTGAGGTGATCCTCGCCGCGTGGCAGCGCTGGGGCGTTGATTGCCTGGACAAGCTCCACGGAATGTTTGTCATCGCGCTCTACGATCTCGACACGCGGCAATTGCTGCTGGCACGCGATCGTTTCGGGGTGAAGCCGTTGCATCTGGCGAGGCTTTCCGACGGCAGCTTAGCCTTTGCGAGCGAGTTGAAAGGACTGCTTGCGCACCCGCTAATACGCCGCAGGGTCGATCCGCAGGCGCTCGATGCCTATCTCACCTGGGGTTATGTGCCGGATAGCCATGCGATCCTGTCTGGCGTCCAAAAGCTCGCAGCGGGCCATTTCCTTCTGCTCGAACAGGGCAAGCCGGTGCCGCAACAGCGCCGCTGGTACGACATCAGCTTTGCCGAACGCGCAAAGGGAAGCGAGGCGGACCTTTCGGCAGAACTTGTCCACCTGATGCGCGAAGCGGTGCAATCGCGCATGGTTTCCGACGTCCCGTTGGGTGCATTTCTATCTGGCGGAGTCGATTCCTCCAGCGTCGTCGCTTTGATGAGCGAGGCCAGCGCGGAGCCGGTGCGCACTTGCTCGATTGGCTTTGACGTCGAAGGTCTGGATGAAACCAGCTACGCAAAGCAGATCGCCGAGCAGTTTGGCACAGCCCATGACAGCCGCATTGTCGGGCAAGAGGATTTTGGCGCGCTCGATCAGCTTGCTGGCATGTTTGACGAGCCCTTTGCAGATGCCTCCGCATTGCCGACATGGCGCGTGTGCCAGCTTGCCCGCGAAAAGGTGACGGTGGCTTTATCCGGCGATGGAGCGGATGAGGCTTTTGCGGGCTACCGCAGGCAGGTGTTTCACCACAATGAAGAGCGCGTTCGCTCGCTTTTGCCATCGGGCCTGCGCGGCTCGCTGTTCGGGACGCTCGGGCGCTTTTGGCCCAAGGCGGATTGGGCACCGCGCCCCTTACGCGCCAAGGCGACCTTGCTGGCGCTCGCCGAAAGCGGAGAAGAGGGCTATGCGCGCGGTCTTTCCGTGACAACGCCTGAAGCGCGCGCCGCGCTTTATTCCAGCGGCTTTGCCGATGGACTTGGCGGGTTCCGGGGGGAGGATGAGTTAATCGCTCTTATGCGGGCAGCGCCTGCGCAAAGCGGGCTCGACCGCGCACAATATGCGGACCTCACTTTCTGGCTTCCCGGAGACATCCTTACCAAGGTAGACCGCACCAGCATGGCGGTGAGCCTCGAGGCGCGCGAACCGCTGCTTGACCATCGTCTGGTCGAATTTGCCGCGCGTCTGCCCGACAAATTGCGAGTGCAGGGGAGCACCGGCAAATATCTGCTCAAGAAGTGCATGGAGCGCTATTTGCCGCGCGACATCCTCTACCGGCCCAAACAGGGGTTTGTGACCCCAATTGCCGAATGGTTGCGCGGGCCTCTCAGCGCAGAGGCTCGGGCGATTGGATCGAGTTCGGTTCTTGCCCAGTCGGGTTGGTTTGCTCCGCGCGCGATTTCGGACCTTGCCGAGGCGCATATTTCGGGCCGAGCGGACAATTCGCGCGTCTTGTGGCAGTTGCTGATGTTGGAAAAGTCGCTCGCCCAACTTGAGGTTAGCGGTTGA
- the xrtA gene encoding exosortase A — MSLDSTSQNSPSQSLAALLPEAWRMTLATLVIGAVAVMAIAAREWGEMFHQWWDIDTYTHILLVPLIIGWLVSMKIGELAKITPRAWLPGLALVAAGLALWVAGRASDINLIAHAGAVGALQGVVVTALGLRASLVLALPIAFGVFLVPMGDEIIPQLQAITADIAVALTLWSGIPAVVDGIYIDTPVGLFIVAEACSGVKFLVAMITLAVLVCFTRFESWSRRACFMALSIIVPIIANGVRAWGTIYIAQSQGLEFAAGFDHIFYGWIFFAIVVALVLAAAWRFFEREPEEFGWSSDEVEGLALTKLAARQSVSPIVAIAGFAALSITAAIAARIVATAALG; from the coding sequence ATGTCGCTTGATTCCACGAGCCAGAATTCACCCTCGCAGAGCCTCGCTGCCCTGTTGCCCGAAGCTTGGCGCATGACGCTGGCGACGCTTGTGATCGGCGCCGTTGCTGTGATGGCGATTGCGGCGCGCGAATGGGGCGAGATGTTCCACCAATGGTGGGACATCGACACCTACACCCATATCCTGCTGGTTCCGCTCATCATCGGATGGCTGGTCAGCATGAAGATCGGTGAATTGGCCAAGATCACTCCGCGCGCGTGGCTTCCGGGGCTCGCGCTGGTTGCCGCTGGGCTGGCGCTATGGGTCGCGGGGCGGGCGAGCGACATAAACCTTATCGCTCATGCAGGGGCGGTGGGCGCTCTGCAGGGCGTGGTTGTGACTGCGCTGGGCCTCCGCGCGAGCCTTGTGTTGGCACTGCCCATTGCGTTCGGCGTGTTCCTCGTGCCGATGGGCGATGAGATCATTCCGCAGTTGCAGGCTATAACCGCCGATATTGCGGTCGCTTTGACTCTGTGGAGCGGCATTCCTGCCGTGGTCGACGGGATCTATATCGACACACCGGTTGGCCTGTTCATTGTGGCTGAGGCCTGTTCGGGCGTGAAGTTCCTTGTCGCAATGATTACGCTCGCTGTTCTGGTCTGTTTCACCCGCTTCGAAAGCTGGAGCAGGCGCGCCTGTTTCATGGCGCTCTCCATCATCGTCCCGATCATTGCCAACGGCGTTCGCGCGTGGGGCACGATCTATATCGCGCAGAGCCAGGGCCTAGAATTCGCCGCGGGTTTCGATCACATCTTCTATGGCTGGATATTCTTTGCGATTGTGGTCGCATTGGTCCTTGCCGCGGCGTGGCGGTTCTTCGAGCGCGAGCCGGAGGAGTTTGGCTGGAGCTCTGACGAAGTCGAGGGCTTGGCCCTGACAAAACTCGCCGCTCGCCAATCCGTCAGCCCGATTGTCGCGATTGCCGGTTTTGCAGCGCTCTCCATCACCGCGGCCATCGCTGCGAGGATTGTCGCTACTGCAGCCTTGGGCTAA